From Thermostichus vulcanus str. 'Rupite':
AAGACCAGATTGTTGATGACGATTTTGCCTTCCTGAACGACTTTGATCAAGAACCCCTGGAAGCGATGGAGAGTGACTCCATCACTCAGGTGGCCGGCAGCGAAGATTTTCCAGATGAGATGGGTTTCTCGCTACCTGCTTTTGCAGATGAGGGATCCCCAGAAGAAAGCCTACCCACCGAATTGGCCGCCCCGATGAGCGAGCCGATCCCGGCCCCCGAGGAAGACACCGCCAGCCCTGGCCCCACCTTATTTGACATCGACGAGCTCGACAGCCTGGATCGAGAGATTGCCGATATGGACGGCGGTGAGCAGATGGATGCCTTCTACAGGGATGAAGGCGAAGCCAGCGGTATGACCTCGATGGCGGGGGTGAGTGTGGGGATGGCCTCCGGTTCGCAACCCCGGACACCCACTTCCTCCATGCCAGTTCCGACGGCCAAGGCAGGCGGGGTATTCTCTGGCCTCTCCAATCGACCGATTGCCGATCAACAGTTGGCCATGGCCCTGATTCAAGGGGCTGTCAGCTTGGCCGCTGGGTTGGTCATCGGCCTCGGGATCCCGGCCAATGGGGGTGCTCGCCTGATTGGAGGCGTGATTGGGGGTGGAGTGATCGGTACAGGGGCAGGGGTACTGCTCGGCGCTAACAATGCCAAGCAAATTCGCTCCAGCACCAATGAATTGGCCAGCCACTTTGCCGCTTTGGCCCAGGGGAATTATTCGGTACGAGCCACTGCCGGTGCCAACGATGAGTTGGGTCGCCTAGCCAACAGCTTCAACCAAATGGTGAGTGCTATTGAAGCCAACTTCACGGAGTTGAACCAACGGGCTACCGAGCAGGGACAAGCCAAAGAAGATCTCCAACGTCAGGTGATTCGTCTGTTGGACGATGTGGAAGGGGCAGCTCGAGGTGACCTCACGGTGCGAGCGGAAGTGACTGCTGATGTGCTTGGAGCCGTAGCGGACTCCTTTAACTTGACCATCCGTAGCCTGCGAGACATTGTTAGCCAGGTAAAACGCGCTGCCATCGCCGTGAATGATGCTGCTCTTCAAAATGAGGACTTTGCTCGCAGTCTTTCTGCGGATGCTTTGCGCCAGGCGGAGGATATTTCCACCTCCCTTAACTCCATTCAAGTGATGACGGATTCTATTCAAGAGGTGGCTAGCAATGCCCAAGAGGCAGCCAATGTGACCGCACAGGCAACAGAAGCGGCCTCCCGAGGGGGAGAAGCAGTGGATCGCACCGTGAGTGGCATCTTGGAGATCCGTGAAACGGTGGCGGAAACCACCCGTAAGGTAAAGCGCCTGGCGGAATCCTCCCAAGAAATTTCCAAAATCGTCGCCTTGATTTCGCAAATTGCCTCTCGCACCAACTTGCTCGCCTTGAACGCCAGTATTGAGGCTGCCCGAGCCGGGGAATCGGGGCGGGGCTTTGCTATCGTGGCGGATGAGGTGCGCCAACTGGCCGACCGAGCTGCCAAAGCCTCGAAAGAGATCGAGCAGATTGTGTTGCAGATCCAGTCAGAAACCAGCAACGTGATGACCGCTATGGAGGAAGGAACCCAGCTGGTGATCGAAGGTACACGACGGGCTGAGCAAGCCAAGAACAGCTTGGATGAGATTATCGGCGTCAGTCGGCAAATCGATGGGTTGGTGCGGGCAATTTCTCAGGCCACTGTGCAACAGACGGAAACCTCCCGCTCAGTGGCCCAGGTGATGCAGTCGGTGGAGCTGACTGCTAACGAGACCTCGAAGGAGTCTCAGAAGGTGGCCGCTTCGCTACAACAGTTGGTGAGTATCGCCCGTGAGCTGCAAACTTCGGTGGGTCGGTTCCGGGTTGGAGATGAATGAGCAAATCTACCTTTTTGAGGGCATTCTAGGGAAAAGGATCCTTATGCTAAGGAGGAGTCATTCCTCTTCATTTCAGCGGGATCCCTGTTGCAACTTGTAACGAGAGTCTCCGCATAGGCGAGCTTCAACCTGTCTGATCTGTTACTACTGATTAATACTTGTGGGCTGTAGGAAGGGCCTCCTGTCATGAACGAAGAAGCACAGAAGCGGATCCTAAGTTATTTCATTGAAGAAGCCCGCGATCACCTGGCAACGATCGAACAAGTGCTCCTCAGCCTACGGGATAGCATGAACGACCCGGAGCTGATCAACGAGCTGTTTCGAGCGGCCCACTCTATCAAAGGGGGATCCGCCATGCTCGGCCTCACCAGCATCCAGCGGACGGCCCACCGTATGGAGGATTTTTTCAACATCTTTCGCTCTCATCCGGGTGGAGTGCCGGTGGATCAGCACCTGGAAACCCTATTGTTGCGGGCTTTTGATAGCCTGTCGATGCTTTTAGAGGAGCTGCAAAGCCCGCGGGGCCTGACTGAAGAAGTGGGCAATGCAACCTTGGCGGAGTTGGAGCCTGTTTTTCAGGAAACCGAAAAGCACATTCAAAACCTCCTCGGCGAGGGATCCGTTCCTAGCCCTCCTCCCCGGATCCCGGCTCCTGTAGCCCCAGCGGCAGCCCGTACTCCCCAACAGGACATGACCGAGGTGGTGCCCCAACTGTTGCGGCAGATGTTGGATCTGTTCAAACAGCGGGATCAGCCTGGTATACGCGAGCGCTTGGCTCAAGTGAACAGGGCCTTGGCCGAGATTGGCCAGACCCATGCCCTCTCCAGCTGGCAGCAGCTCACAGAAACAGTGGGGCAAGCCATCCAAAACCCCGACACGGATCTGCGCAATTTGGCCTTGGTTGCTCTACGGGACTTGAAGCAGGGGCAGCAATTGATTTTAGAAGGCAAGCCTGAACAAGTGGCGGCTTCTGCAGAATTGCGACAGCTGGCCCAACCCGCAGCCCCCAGCGCCCCACTGGATCCCCTAGAGGTACTGGTGCAACAGCAGATCCCACCTTTGCTGCGCCAGATGTTGGATTGGTTCAAACGGCCCGACGACCCGGCAACCCGCCCGGCACTGCAAGCCTTGACGCAATCTTTGCACAATCTGGGACAGTCCTCAGCCGTAGATATGGGGGGATGGACATCTCTAACGGGCTTGATTGGTGAAATTTTGGCGGATCCCGGACAGGATCTGCGCCAGCTAGCTCTGCCGGTGTTGCGGGATCTCAAGCAGGCCCATCAAGCGCTGGCAAGGGGTGCGGCAAGCAGCATTGAGCCTTCCGCTGAGCTATTGGCCTTCCGTCCTGTTCCGGTAGTCCCTGAGGAGCCAGAAGGCCTTGCAGCCTTCGACCTTGGTCTCACCTGGGAGCCTGAGCCTGAAGCCACAGCAGAGCCAGAGCCTCTCCTCCCAGAACCCGACAGCATCGGTACACCGGAGGATTGGGCAGCGGCTGCCGGGATCCCCCCAGAAGATAGTTTCAGCCCTGACTTGAGCTGGGAACCTGAGCCTCGACCGGAGGAGGCCCTTGATACTCCCGTTCCTGCTGGCGGCGACTTGTCGCAGGGATCCTCCGAATGGGATTGGGTCGGAGAGAGTGGATTAGCGGAAACCGAGAGTGCAGAAGCCGCTTGGGACTTGTTGGCGGAACCCCCTTCTGCTGCAGAGTCGGAGTGGACTTTGGAAGAAGACGCTGCCGCAGACAACCTGTTCATCCCAGAAATGGGGGGAGAAGCAGAACTGGATCTGAGCTGGTCGGATGCGGCTGGAACTGGCGACGGATGGGATCCGGAAGTCTCTGCCCCTGCGGCGGCTGAGGATCCGTGGGGGAATTGGGAGCCCTCCTTGGATTCTGGGTTGGGCACAACCCCACCCGAACTGGCTAGTGAACCAGAAGCCAGCTTAGTCGAAGAACGGGTTCTGGAGGCTAGCCTAGCCGCTGCCTTAGAAGGCTTTGACCCCACCCCCTTGACTCTGGAAGAAGAAGCCTCTACCGCCTTTGATGACCTGTTTGCCAATGCCGAGGAACTATCGGGTATCGAAGCACCCCCGCTGGATCTGCTCGCTCCCTCCCCCGAGCCCATCCCAGAAGATCTGGAGGATCTAAGCCAACGGCTGGAGGAGGTGAAAGCAGAAGGGGATTTGGTGGATCTGTTTGCAGAAGTGATGGATGAAGCGGTGGCGCAGTCTTTACCGGCGGAACCCACCGAGCTGGAGTGGGCTGGGGAGCCCAGTTCGTCTTGGGATCTGTCCCCGTCGCCCGAGGTTGAGACGGTATCCACTTGGCCAGACCCCCCTGCTGAGGACTCTTCCCCGTCGGCACTGGATTTTCTCACCTATTCTGAGCCAACGCCCCCCGCTGAACCCGTTCCCGAAGGATCCGTCGAAGAAGCCGCACTGGAAGAAGCTTTTGACCTGTGGATGGGTGAGGTGTCCGGTTTCACCCCTGTAGCCGAGGACGCCAATGCCGGATCCCTGGGGGATCTGCTGTCAGAGTCCGTGGAACCTACTCCAGAAGGTGCGGCTGAAGAGACAAATCTGTTGGATTCGGAACCAACCGGTTTTGAATTTCCAGAGTTTGGAGCCGAGCTTTGGGGGACAGAGCCCTCAGAGACCTCAGATCTGGAATCAGATCTTGAAAATGCTGCCGTAGACGCTTTGGCCGAGCCTCCTCTGGAGCTGGATGATGTTTCTCCCCCTGCCGATCTAGCCGATTGGGGGGATTTGGCCTCTGACTTCTCACAACCGGCAGAGACGGGATCCCAAGAAGAGCCGGAGTCCTCCAATGCCCTAGTCTTCAATGCTGAAGAGGAGAGTCTAGAGAGTCTCTTTGCCACACCTGCAGGGGAAGTCGATTCTCTATTCGTCACGCCAGAATCGGCGGAGTCAGCCGAAGTTGGGGACTTCCTGGCCGATGAGCCTTTCCCCAGCCTGGATGAGTTTGCTGCAGCCCCAGACAGCCTGTGGACAGAAGCACCCATTGACTCTTCCGTTGAATTTGAAACAGCCGCCTTTGTCCCGACAGAGGACTCAACGCCGCTACCGTCCATAGCAGACACGGAAGCGGAACTTAGTTTTGGAGATCTCTTCTCCAGTGATGACCTAGAGGAGCCCCTGAGCCCAGAGACGGCTCTCGAGCTGCCTCCGTCAGAACGGTCAGAACAGCCTGAGGCTTGGGCTGGGAACGAACCCGAATCCCCGGCAGTAGAAGTTCCCGAACCAGCCAACGCGGATGCAGATTGGGGTCTGCTGGAGGAGATCTTCCCGACTCAAGAAGACCTGTCTGTAGAACCCCAATCCACCGATTTGGGAGGCATTGCCGCCTCTACCGAAGCCTCTTTTGACCGCCTTGACGCCCTCTTTACGGACGAGTCCGAGACGGAGGGCTTAAATCTGGAAGCCAATCGCTCCCTCTCGGCCATGGATGCAGATGGGGACGGACAAGTTGATCTGGACGAATTGAGTCAGTTCTTCGCTGAAGAAGAGACCCTTACGGGCTTTGGCGAAGCGATGAACAGCCCAGCAGAAGTGGATTTGGACAGTCAGTTGGCTGGACTCTTTGCCGAAGATGACTTCTTTGCCAGCCAGCCTAGCCTGGCGGAAGAAGTAGAGACAGAGACCTTAGATTCCGGCCCCCGCTTGGAGGATTTGGCCGCCCTCTTCGATGAAGGAGAGCCAACAGCCACCCTTGAGGAGACTGCTCCTACCCCAGAACCTGTTGTCACCGGTGATGTCGGGAGTGATTTCGAGGCGCAACTGGAATCTCTACTGGGAGACTTGGACACGCCTGCCAAAGTGCCGGTTACCCCATCGGTACCAACTCCCACCGTTGCTGCTCCGGTTACCGCACCAACCCCAATAGCCCCTAGCACTCGACGAACCTCTGCCTTTAATAACCCGGTGATGCGGGTAGAAGTGCGCCACCTCGACTCCATCAACAACTTGGTGGGAGAACTGGTGGTTAACCGCAACAGCATGGAGCAAAACCAAACCCGTCTGCGCCAGTTTCTGGATGGTCTTTTGGGTCGGGTACAGCAGCTTGGGGATTTGGGCCAGCAGATGCGGGATCAATACGACCGCTCGTTGTTGGAATCGGCTTTGTTTTCCAGCCGTAGCTCCACCTACAGCGGCGCCGTTACCGTTGGCTCCGGTCGCTATGGAGAAGACAGGCCAGGCCGATCCGGTAGAGGACACTCCTCAGGCCAAGATTTCGACAAGTTGGAGATGGATCAGTTCACCGCCTTCCATGCCTTGGCCCAAGAAATTATCGAATTAATCGTGCGGGTGCGGGAGTCTTCTTCGGATATTGAGTTTGCGGTGGACGAGGCAGAGCAGATCACGCGGCAGTTCCGTCAGGTGACCACTCAGCTACAGGAGGGCCTGAACCGGGCACGCATGGTGCCTTTCTCGCAAATTGCCGACCGACTGCCCCGTGCCATTCGGGATCTCTGCGTCAAAACCGGTAAGCAGGCGAATTTGGTGGTGGATGGGCGTGACACCCTAATTGACAAAGCGATTTTGGAAGAGCTGTATGACCCGATGACCCACCTGGTGAACAACGCCCTCGTGCATGGGATCGAACCTCCTGAGGAACGTCGTCGGGCCGGTAAATCACCAGAAGGCAAGATCACCATCAAAGCCTTCTACCAGGGCAACCAGACCATTATGGTTGTCTCCGATGATGGCGCTGGGATCCCGGTGGAAAAAGTGAGAACCAAAGCCCAGCGGCTGGGGCTTCTGTCGGAGCAAGCGGATGAAGACGAGGTGTTCAACGTCCTCTTCAACCCCGGCTTTAGTGTCCGTGACGAGGGGGAGGTGGACGATCTGGCCGGACGGGGTGTGGGGTTGGATGTGGTACGCCGCAACATTAGCGAACTGCGCGGCAGCATTCAAGTGGATTCTGTGCGCGGCAAAGGCACCACCTTTACCATTCGCCTGCCCCTGACCCTGAGCATTTCTAAGGCGATGGTGTGTGTTAGCGACAAAGCTCTGATAGCTTTCCCCCTTGATGGTGTGGAAGAGATGCTGGATATTCCTGCTGACGAAGTGCAAATGGATGAGCAGGGGCGGCCTTCTATTCCCTGGCGGGATCAGCGCCTGCATTTCCAACCCCTTTCGCAATTGTTGACCTACAGTCGCAGCCACAACCGCAGCCGTTCTGAGGTTTACAGCATCAGCCAGGATGAGGGCATCATCCCGATTGTCATTCTGCAAAGTGCTGGCCAGTACGTCGCCCTGCAAGTGGATAGCTTTGTGGAAGAGCAGGAAATTGTCATCAAGCAGTTGCGGGGGCCAGTAGCCAAGCCGCCGGGCATTTCCGGGGCAACGGTGTTGGGGAACGGGCGAGTGTTGCCGATTGCTGACATCATCGAGCTGGTGGATATGGCTCATGGTCGCCGTCGGGATCTGAACCGCTTCTGGCTGGATCACCGGGGCGATGAACCAACACCGGAAGAAGTGCATCAAACCACGGTGCTGATTGTGGATGACTCGATCACCGTGCGAGAGTTGCTCTCGATGTCCTTCCAGAAGGTGGGCTACCGGGTGGAGCAAGCCCGCGATGGCCAGGATGCCTGGGAAAAACTGCGGGGTGGTTTGCCCTGCGACCTAATCTTCTGTGACATCGAAATGCCGCGGATGGATGGATTGGAATTGTTGACCCGCCTGCGGGAAGACAGTAACCTCAAGCATATGCCGATTGCCATGCTCACCTCGCGGGGGGCCGAACGGCACCGTCAAACAGCGCGGGAATTAGGGGCAACGGCTTACTTCACCAAGCCCTACCTGGAAGAGGAGCTGCTCAGTGCTGCCGCCCGTATGTTGGAGGGAGAACAGTTGTTGTCACCCAGTCCAGCGTCCTAGGCTTGAGATCCAACCGCAAACCCACCTCAACGGGTGCCGAACAGGCGATCCCCGGCATCCCCTAAGCCGGGGAGAATATAGCCGTGCTCATCCAGCCCTTCATCCACAGCAGCCGTGTAGATCGGCACATCGGGGTGCTGCTCGTGGAAGTGTTGGATCCCTTCAGGGGCAGCCACCAAGCAGACAAAGCGGATCGACTTGGGGCAAGTTTGGCGCAAACGGAGAACGGCTGCGGTTGCCGAATGGCCTGTGGCCAGCATCGGATCCACCACCAACACATCCCGATCCTCAATATCGGTGGGTACCTTAAAGTAGTACTCGATGGGAATCAAGGTATGAGGATCCCGGTATAGGCCGATATGACCCACCCGTGCCGCCGGGATCAGCTCCAACATCCCTTCTAGGAGCCCTTGTCCGGCCCGCATAATCGAGACGAGCACCAACTTTTTCTCCGCCGCCAACATGGGTGCCAACATCGAGGCCATCGGGGTTTGGATGGGTTCCGGCTTCAGGGGTAAATCACGGGTGACTTCGTAGGCCATCAGCAAGCTGATCTCCCGCATCAAGGCCCGAAATTCGGCGGTGGTGGTCTCAACGCGGCGCATGAGGCTGAGTTTGTGCTGCACCAGGGGATGGTCGATGGTAATCACCTGACCGGTCATGCCTGTGCTCCTAGAGAAAACGGATCCCGAGAGGGATGGATGTCAGGATAGCAGAAGCGCTTGACTCTCCAGTCAACTGGAAGCTTTAGGATGGGTTGTCGGTTGTTGTCAATTGGAGATGTCCTATGCCCCTGTACAAAACTGCTCATGGACGGCTCTTGACCAGTTTGGTTGCCCTTGGATTTGTAGGGATTGGAATCGGTTTACGAGCAGAATCAGCTTCCCATGTGAAAACTGCCGATCACTCTGTCCATGCAGCTCACTCAATGAGTTTGGGCCCTGCGGATGAATCCTTTGATTTGCGGTTTATCGATGCGATGATTCCCCACCACGAGGGGGCTGTGATCATGGCCAAAGAGGCATTGGAAAAATCCCAACGGCCTGAAATTCGCCAGTTGGCGGAGGCTATTTTGGCGGCTCAAAGCGAAGAAATTGAGCAAATGCAGGCTTGGCGGCTGAGTTGGTACCCAGAGGCCCCCCGTTACCCGCTGATGTGGCATGAGGAGATGGGGCACATGATGGCCATGACACCGGAAACGCTCTCCGATATGCGCATGGATAGTGATTTGGGATCCGCCGACGACCAGTTTGACTTGCGGTTTATGGAGGCGATGATCCTCCACCACGAAGGAGCTGTGATCATGGCGGAGGAGGCTTTGCAGAAATCTCAGCGACCCGAAATCTTACAACTGGCCGAAGCCATCTTGGCCAGCCAACAGGCGGAGATTGACCAAATGCGAGCCTGGCAACAACAGTGGTATCCCCAGTAGAAGCACGCTTTAGTTCAACCAAGCTCTGATACCAAGCCCTAAACTGAGCCAAGGGATCCCAATCGGGCTGCTGAACTGGTGGGGATCTCGGGGATCTTACTGGATAACCCTCCATGCCCCAACCTATGGAGCAGCAGGTGAGAAGATGATGAAGCTGGATCAAGAACGTCCAACTGGGCAAAGACTGCTGCCTACAGAGCGTAAGCGATCGGATCGCTGGCTGATCCCAATCGCAATTGGGTTGCTCTGCCTGGGATCCCCCAATCGCTGGTTGCACTGGTTTCCAGGAGCCCTGCTGGGACTGGCACCGCTGTTTTATCTTTGCGAACGACAGCAAGGGTGGCGGCGACTGGGCTTGACCTATGGCCTTTGGTTCTGCGTTTGTCTCTATGCTTTTTGGGTGGATCCCTTTTCCGTCCAGGTGCTCAGTGCCTGGGAGATCCTCGGTGGATTTGTGGTGGCTCCCCTGATTCCGCTCTTTTTCACCACTGCCACGCTGCTTAGCCTTGACCTCAGCCGGCCTCTGCCGGATTGGGTGCGACCGCTGGGCATCGCCACGGTCTGGACAGGGTTGGATGGACTGTTGGGCTTGCTCTGGTCCCCGATTCCCTTTCATTGGGGATCCCTGTTGTTCGACTGGCCCCTCGGGATCCAAATAGCCGATGTGACCGGGATTTGGGGGGTTACGTTTTTTGCCGTGTTTGTGAATGGGGTGCTCTGGCAGTTGGTGGAGCAGGGCTGGCGGCTGTGGCCGACTAACCCTTCTACTGCATCTCCTGTTGTTGACCAGTCCCGTTTCTGGCCTACCTTCGCTTGTGGGCTGGGGTTGAGTGGGCTGGTCTTGGCCTATGGAGCGGTGCGTCTAGCCCATTTTGATGCTTTGGCTGCGGGCAATCGGGATCCCAATTTTCGGGTGGGGGCAGTGCAACAGGTGGCCTGGTTAGAGGCGGATCGCAGCTGGGACTATCGTATGGAGCGCTACCGGGAGCTGCATCAACTGTCTGCACAGGCGGTGGCAGAGGGAGCGGAGCTGGTGATCTGGCCGGAAGGGGCGCTGCGGGCGCGATTGCTCAATACTGGGCTAGAACCTTATGTAATCGAGCCGATGCAAGGGATCCTCCCGCCTACAGGGGCTTTGATTACGGGGGCGACAGAGCCGGATCCCCGCACAGCCCATCTCCCGGAGGAACAACAGCGTTTTTTTAATACTGCTCTCTTATTTGATGCAGAGGGCAACTTGCTGGATTTGTTCGGCAAGCAGTGGATCTTTCCCTACTTCGAGTCGGGGCGCTATGTGCCTTCCCCGGATGGCTATCGGCCTCTGGCGGGAGGAGAACGTTTCGGGCTGCTGGGGGTGATGGTTTGTTTGGAGAGTGTGTTGCCTGCTCCCAGCCGCACCTTGACTCGGAACGGAGCAGAGTCCTTGATCGTGATTTCGGATGATAGCTGGTTTGGCGATAGCCACTGGCCGATGCTGCACGGTAAGCTTTCGGTTTTCCGGGCCATTGAAAATCGGCGTAGCGTCGTGTTTGTGAACAATACCGGCGGCAATCTGGTGGTGGATCCCTCTGGTCGGCTACAGCAAACGGGGCCGATTTTTCAGCGAGGGGTGATTACGGGAGAGGTGATGCGGCGCTCAGAGCAAACCTTTTTCAGCCGTAGCGGCGATTGGATGGCATGGCTAACCCTGGCGCTGTCTTTAGGATTGTTGCGCTGGCGTTGGGGATCCCGTTCCAGGCGAGGATGAGATAGAATCGGTAAGCTCAATTAAGGGGAAGGACAAGAACCCCAGACTTAGTGCGCCTCGGGTT
This genomic window contains:
- a CDS encoding methyl-accepting chemotaxis protein; amino-acid sequence: MVSSANNQRDYTDAVAAFWQGDYVQAVRLFNQVVAAQPQDTAVKLLLASAQRQAGQLREARHTYDTILQTSSSPDELQSAQKGLEELLQMAPELADMPYPGEEVEGFQEENFPTSDPFSDPEGFDLDPNGFPEADPFPQFETMEAESEDFSVPDPFADPFAADPFPMESDEFAGGQGGSFEDPFETGLQMPDPFSEASEPKPLLTPPIVVSPEDQIVDDDFAFLNDFDQEPLEAMESDSITQVAGSEDFPDEMGFSLPAFADEGSPEESLPTELAAPMSEPIPAPEEDTASPGPTLFDIDELDSLDREIADMDGGEQMDAFYRDEGEASGMTSMAGVSVGMASGSQPRTPTSSMPVPTAKAGGVFSGLSNRPIADQQLAMALIQGAVSLAAGLVIGLGIPANGGARLIGGVIGGGVIGTGAGVLLGANNAKQIRSSTNELASHFAALAQGNYSVRATAGANDELGRLANSFNQMVSAIEANFTELNQRATEQGQAKEDLQRQVIRLLDDVEGAARGDLTVRAEVTADVLGAVADSFNLTIRSLRDIVSQVKRAAIAVNDAALQNEDFARSLSADALRQAEDISTSLNSIQVMTDSIQEVASNAQEAANVTAQATEAASRGGEAVDRTVSGILEIRETVAETTRKVKRLAESSQEISKIVALISQIASRTNLLALNASIEAARAGESGRGFAIVADEVRQLADRAAKASKEIEQIVLQIQSETSNVMTAMEEGTQLVIEGTRRAEQAKNSLDEIIGVSRQIDGLVRAISQATVQQTETSRSVAQVMQSVELTANETSKESQKVAASLQQLVSIARELQTSVGRFRVGDE
- a CDS encoding response regulator, whose translation is MNEEAQKRILSYFIEEARDHLATIEQVLLSLRDSMNDPELINELFRAAHSIKGGSAMLGLTSIQRTAHRMEDFFNIFRSHPGGVPVDQHLETLLLRAFDSLSMLLEELQSPRGLTEEVGNATLAELEPVFQETEKHIQNLLGEGSVPSPPPRIPAPVAPAAARTPQQDMTEVVPQLLRQMLDLFKQRDQPGIRERLAQVNRALAEIGQTHALSSWQQLTETVGQAIQNPDTDLRNLALVALRDLKQGQQLILEGKPEQVAASAELRQLAQPAAPSAPLDPLEVLVQQQIPPLLRQMLDWFKRPDDPATRPALQALTQSLHNLGQSSAVDMGGWTSLTGLIGEILADPGQDLRQLALPVLRDLKQAHQALARGAASSIEPSAELLAFRPVPVVPEEPEGLAAFDLGLTWEPEPEATAEPEPLLPEPDSIGTPEDWAAAAGIPPEDSFSPDLSWEPEPRPEEALDTPVPAGGDLSQGSSEWDWVGESGLAETESAEAAWDLLAEPPSAAESEWTLEEDAAADNLFIPEMGGEAELDLSWSDAAGTGDGWDPEVSAPAAAEDPWGNWEPSLDSGLGTTPPELASEPEASLVEERVLEASLAAALEGFDPTPLTLEEEASTAFDDLFANAEELSGIEAPPLDLLAPSPEPIPEDLEDLSQRLEEVKAEGDLVDLFAEVMDEAVAQSLPAEPTELEWAGEPSSSWDLSPSPEVETVSTWPDPPAEDSSPSALDFLTYSEPTPPAEPVPEGSVEEAALEEAFDLWMGEVSGFTPVAEDANAGSLGDLLSESVEPTPEGAAEETNLLDSEPTGFEFPEFGAELWGTEPSETSDLESDLENAAVDALAEPPLELDDVSPPADLADWGDLASDFSQPAETGSQEEPESSNALVFNAEEESLESLFATPAGEVDSLFVTPESAESAEVGDFLADEPFPSLDEFAAAPDSLWTEAPIDSSVEFETAAFVPTEDSTPLPSIADTEAELSFGDLFSSDDLEEPLSPETALELPPSERSEQPEAWAGNEPESPAVEVPEPANADADWGLLEEIFPTQEDLSVEPQSTDLGGIAASTEASFDRLDALFTDESETEGLNLEANRSLSAMDADGDGQVDLDELSQFFAEEETLTGFGEAMNSPAEVDLDSQLAGLFAEDDFFASQPSLAEEVETETLDSGPRLEDLAALFDEGEPTATLEETAPTPEPVVTGDVGSDFEAQLESLLGDLDTPAKVPVTPSVPTPTVAAPVTAPTPIAPSTRRTSAFNNPVMRVEVRHLDSINNLVGELVVNRNSMEQNQTRLRQFLDGLLGRVQQLGDLGQQMRDQYDRSLLESALFSSRSSTYSGAVTVGSGRYGEDRPGRSGRGHSSGQDFDKLEMDQFTAFHALAQEIIELIVRVRESSSDIEFAVDEAEQITRQFRQVTTQLQEGLNRARMVPFSQIADRLPRAIRDLCVKTGKQANLVVDGRDTLIDKAILEELYDPMTHLVNNALVHGIEPPEERRRAGKSPEGKITIKAFYQGNQTIMVVSDDGAGIPVEKVRTKAQRLGLLSEQADEDEVFNVLFNPGFSVRDEGEVDDLAGRGVGLDVVRRNISELRGSIQVDSVRGKGTTFTIRLPLTLSISKAMVCVSDKALIAFPLDGVEEMLDIPADEVQMDEQGRPSIPWRDQRLHFQPLSQLLTYSRSHNRSRSEVYSISQDEGIIPIVILQSAGQYVALQVDSFVEEQEIVIKQLRGPVAKPPGISGATVLGNGRVLPIADIIELVDMAHGRRRDLNRFWLDHRGDEPTPEEVHQTTVLIVDDSITVRELLSMSFQKVGYRVEQARDGQDAWEKLRGGLPCDLIFCDIEMPRMDGLELLTRLREDSNLKHMPIAMLTSRGAERHRQTARELGATAYFTKPYLEEELLSAAARMLEGEQLLSPSPAS
- the upp gene encoding uracil phosphoribosyltransferase, with translation MTGQVITIDHPLVQHKLSLMRRVETTTAEFRALMREISLLMAYEVTRDLPLKPEPIQTPMASMLAPMLAAEKKLVLVSIMRAGQGLLEGMLELIPAARVGHIGLYRDPHTLIPIEYYFKVPTDIEDRDVLVVDPMLATGHSATAAVLRLRQTCPKSIRFVCLVAAPEGIQHFHEQHPDVPIYTAAVDEGLDEHGYILPGLGDAGDRLFGTR
- a CDS encoding DUF305 domain-containing protein gives rise to the protein MPLYKTAHGRLLTSLVALGFVGIGIGLRAESASHVKTADHSVHAAHSMSLGPADESFDLRFIDAMIPHHEGAVIMAKEALEKSQRPEIRQLAEAILAAQSEEIEQMQAWRLSWYPEAPRYPLMWHEEMGHMMAMTPETLSDMRMDSDLGSADDQFDLRFMEAMILHHEGAVIMAEEALQKSQRPEILQLAEAILASQQAEIDQMRAWQQQWYPQ
- the lnt gene encoding apolipoprotein N-acyltransferase translates to MMKLDQERPTGQRLLPTERKRSDRWLIPIAIGLLCLGSPNRWLHWFPGALLGLAPLFYLCERQQGWRRLGLTYGLWFCVCLYAFWVDPFSVQVLSAWEILGGFVVAPLIPLFFTTATLLSLDLSRPLPDWVRPLGIATVWTGLDGLLGLLWSPIPFHWGSLLFDWPLGIQIADVTGIWGVTFFAVFVNGVLWQLVEQGWRLWPTNPSTASPVVDQSRFWPTFACGLGLSGLVLAYGAVRLAHFDALAAGNRDPNFRVGAVQQVAWLEADRSWDYRMERYRELHQLSAQAVAEGAELVIWPEGALRARLLNTGLEPYVIEPMQGILPPTGALITGATEPDPRTAHLPEEQQRFFNTALLFDAEGNLLDLFGKQWIFPYFESGRYVPSPDGYRPLAGGERFGLLGVMVCLESVLPAPSRTLTRNGAESLIVISDDSWFGDSHWPMLHGKLSVFRAIENRRSVVFVNNTGGNLVVDPSGRLQQTGPIFQRGVITGEVMRRSEQTFFSRSGDWMAWLTLALSLGLLRWRWGSRSRRG